The segment TTAGGAAAGTTGGATTATCACCTTTCTAGCATCTCATTCAAAGCCTTACAACAGTTAGATGAACCAAAAAGGAGCGCATCTCACACTTATGCCGAACCCTTTAATCAAGGAGTTGATTACCGAATATGACAGAAAAAAGGAAAAAGGCTGCCGCACTTCGTTATGATCACGAGCTTGAGAGCGCCCCTGTTGTTGCTGCAGCCGGAAAAGGGCTAACAGCTAATAACATAATTGAAAAAGCAAAGGAAAATAATGTACCTATCGTGGAGGATCCCTCTTTAATTGAGGTTTTAGCCGAATTAAATATAAATGAAACGATTCCGGATGAATTATATCAAGCTGTTGCAGAAGTATTTGCTTTCGTATATAAGGCAGATAAAAGCATTGAAAGGGTGAAATAAATAACATAAGATATAATCACATTGCTAAAATTCGCTTATTCTTGTGAAATTTGTAGTTTTTTAATACAATGGAAATGCAGTGAATTTTGATGGGAGGATGAAGAATGAATATTCATGAATATCAAGGCAAAGATCTTTTACGTGAATTTGGTGTAAAAGTTCCTGATGGACATGTAGCATACACAGCAGATGAAGCTGTTGAAGCTGCAGAAAAATTGGGAAGTGCTGTAACCGTAGTTAAGGCGCAGATCCACGCTGGAGGCCGAGGGAAAGCCGGTGGAGTGAAAATTGCAAAAAGTAAAGAAGAAGTGCGTACATACGCAAACGAAATTCTTGGCAAAACATTAGTAACGCATCAAACAGGTCCTGAAGGTAAAGAAGTTAAACGCTTACTTATTGAAGAGGGTAGCGATATTCAAAAAGAATATTATGTAGGTGTTGTTCTTGATCGTACAACCTCACGTGTTGTCATAATGGCATCTGAAGAAGGTGGTACGGAAATAGAAGAAGTAGCTAAAGATAACCCAGAGAAAATTTTCCAGGAAGTAATCGACCCAGTTATCGGCCTGTCACCTTATCAAGCTCGTAGACTAGCTTTTAACATTAATATTCCTGATGAATTAGTAGGAAAAGCAGTTAAATTCATGACTAGTCTTTATAATGTATTTATTGAAAAAGACTGCTCTACAGCGGAAATTAATCCATTAGTTACGACTGGCGATGGTGAGGTATTAGCATTAGATGCGAAATTAAACTTTGATGATAATGCATTATTTCGACAAAAAGATGTTCAGGAATTACGTGATTTAGATGAAGAAGATGAAAAAGAAATCGAAGCATCAAAATACGATCTAAGCTATATTTCCCTTGATGGAAATATTGGTTGTATGGTTAATGGTGCTGGACTAGCTATGTCTACAATGGATATTATTAAGCATTATGGCGGCGATCCCGCTAACTTCCTTGATGTTGGGGGCGGTGCAACTGCTGAAAAAGTAACCGCGGCATTTAAGATCATCTTGTCCGATTCGAATGTAAAAGGTATTTTTGTTAACATTTTTGGTGGAATTATGAAGTGTGATGTTATCGCTGAAGGTGTTGTGGAAGCGACGAAAGAAGTAGGATTGGAAATTCCATTGGTTGTACGTCTAGAAGGTACAAATGTAGATTTAGGTAAAAAAATTCTGGATGAGTCCGGATTAAATATTACATCAGCTAGTTCAATGGCAAATGGCGCAGAGAAAATCGTTTCCATGGTTAACTAATTTGCTTTTACTAATAATCGATTATTATTGTAGAAAGGACGGACGAAAATGAGTGTATATGTTAATAAAGATACGAAAGTAATTGTTCAGGGAATTACTGGCGGTACGGCTAGATTCCACACAAAACAAATGCTTGAATATGGAACGAAAATCGTTGGTGGTGTCACACCGAAAAAAGGCGGTACAGAAGTAGAAGGTGTTCCTGTATTCAATACCTTACAGGAGGCAGTTAACCAAACAGGTGCCAATGCCTCTGTTATTTATGTACCTGCTCCTTTTGCTGCAGATGCAATTATTGAGGCAGTGGATGCAGAACTCGATCTTGCTATTTGTATTACAGAGCATATCCCTGTAATGGATATGGTTAAAGTTAAGCGCTATATGGAAGGTAAGAAAACCCGTTTAGTAGGACCGAACTGTCCGGGAGTAATTACAGCAGATGAAAGTAAAATCGGAATTATGCCAGGGTATATTCATAAAAAAGGACATATTGGAGTCGTATCACGTTCTGGCACATTAACATATGAAGCCGTTCATCAATTGTCAGAAGCAGGGTATGGTCAAACAACAGCTGTAGGTATTGGCGGAGATCCTGTTAATGGTACGGATTTCATTGATGTTCTTACAGCATTCAATGAAGACCCCGAGACGGAAGCTGTAGTCATGATTGGTGAAATAGGTGGAACAGCAGAAGAAGAAGCTTCGGAATGGGTAAAAGCAAACATGACGAAGCCTGTTGTTGGATTTATTGGCGGAGCAACTGCGCCTCCAGGTAAACGCATGGGACATGCTGGAGCTATTGTTTCCGGTGGTAAAGGAACAGCAGAAGAAAAAAATCGTGTTATGACAGAGTCCGGCATAAAAGTTGCTGAAACGCCTGCAGTAATTGGTGAAACAATGATAAATGTTTTAAAAGAAAATAACCTGCAAGAAAAATGTAAAACACATTAAGCTAAAAAAGTGGGGACCCCGCCACCGGAGTAATGTAATGGTGCGGGGCCACCACCATAAATGAGGACGTGATTAGTTGCAGTCAATTCAAGATCAATTGATTCATTTACACCGATGCCGGGGTATTACAAGGAGAACCATTCGAAAGATCCTAATCCATGACCCGAAGTTTCATCAACTTTATTTATTATCCTCCGCCCAGTTAAGTCAGTTATACAAACTCCCAATGAAAAATGCTGCATTATTTTATAAAGACCTTCATAATAATTATCTTACAGAACAAATAAAATATGATAGTCATCAATACAGCATCATCACAATAGTTGACGAAAACTATCCGCCTGTGTTAAAAACTATAAAAGATCCGCCAATCGTTTTATATGCTATTGGAAATACTTCTTTATTATCTCACACACCGGCTTTAAGTGTGATTGGTACAAGAAATCCCTCCAATGAAGCAATGGCAAAAATAAAATACCTAACGAAGCCTTTACTGGATAAAGGTTGGTTAATCGTAAGTGGTATGGCAAAAGGGATAGATAGTTACGCACATATACTTGCCTTGAAAAATCAGGGTAGGACCATCGCTGTGTTAGGCGGTGGCTTTCATCATATTTATCCAAAGCAGAATACATCGTTGTTTAAGCAAATAGCGGAGAAAGGCCTGGTATTATCTGAATACCCACCGGACATTCCTCCGAAAAAACATCATTTTCCCGAGAGAAACCGTATTATAAGCGGTTTAAGTTTTGGAACATTAGTTATTGAAGCCACGGAAAGAAGTGGTACATTGATAACAGTGGATCAAGCACTTGATCAGGGTAGAGAAGTATATGCAGTACCAGGGTCACCGCTTATTCCACAAACCAAAGGCTGTCACCGGATGATTCAAGACGGTGCCAAGTTGGCTATCGATCCAGACAATATACTGGAAGACTGGGAAAGCATAGGGAGAAATTTATTTTACTCATAAAAGTCAAGGTAGCGCTTACGTAGCACTTAAGGTTTACAAAGCTTTTGTCACAGTTTGTTTGACAAATTTATACGATGTATTTAGTATTAGTAAAGATTTCTAAATTATTTATTGTAACCTCATTTGGGAGGAAATACCATGTCAGATTATCTAGTAATCGTAGAATCGCCGGCAAAAGCGAAAACGATTGAACGTTATTTAGGAAAAAAATATAAAGTAAAAGCATCCATGGGCCATATACGTGATTTACCAAAAAGCCAGATGGCTGTTGATACGGAGAATAATTATAAACCAAAATATATTACAATACGCGGAAAAGGTGATATATTAAAAGATCTAAGGAAAGCCGCAAAGAAAGCAAAGAAAGTCTTTCTTGCTGCCGACCCCGATAGAGAAGGGGAGGCTATTGCCTGGCATCTGGCACATATTCTGGATGTAGATGAAAATTCCGAATGTCGTGTTGTTTTTAATGAAATTACGAAAGACGCAATTAAAGAGGCATTTAAAAATCCACGGAAGATTGATATCGATTTAGTTGATGCACAGCAAGCTAGACGGATTTTGGATCGGTTAGTTGGATACAACATCAGTCCACTATTATGGAAAAAAGTGAAAAAGGGATTAAGTGCAGGCCGTGTACAATCCGTAGCATTAAAAATGATAGTTGACAGGGAAAAAGAGATCGAAAACTTTAAACCTGAAGAGTACTGGTCAATTGAAGGCGAATTCCAAAGAGATAAAGAAATATTTGAAGGAGCCTTTTATGGTGTTGAAGGAAAAAAACAGGAATTGAAATCAGAAGATGATGTAAAAAGGATTTTAAGCACATTAAAGGAAAAGAAATTTACAGTTGATAAAGTTAATAAGCGTGAGCGTAAACGAAACCCCGCTAAGCCCTTTATTACATCTTCCCTGCAACAGGAGGCAGCCAGAAAGCTAAATTTCCGGGCGAAGAAAACGATGATGGTAGCACAGCAATTATATGAAGGTATTGACCTAGGTAAAAAATCCGGGGGTATTACAGGTTTGGTTACGTATATGCGTACAGATTCAACACGGATTTCTGATACAGCGAAACAGGACGCAGCATCGTATATTGAAGAAAAATATGGCAAGGAATTCCTAGGAAATAATAAAGAGAGCAAGAAAAAAGAAGGTGCGCAAGATGCCCATGAAGCTGTTCGTCCTACATCTGCTCTGAGGGATCCAAAATCATTAAAAGCTGTTTTATCAAGAGATCAGTATCGCCTGTATAAACTGATCTGGGAACGATTTTTAGCTAGCCAGATGGCGCCGGCAGTGATGGATACAATGACGGTACATCTATTAAATAATGGTGTGGAATTTCGTGCAAACGGTTCGAAAGTTAAGTTCAAAGGCTTTATGAAAGTATATATAGAAGGTACGGATGATAGTAAAAAGGATGAAAATAAGACTTTACCGGATTTAACGAAAGGGATGGAAGTTGATGCAAAAGAGATTACACCAAATCAACATTTCACCCAACCACCTCCAAGATTTACAGAAGCCAGACTTGTGCGAACAATGGAAGAGTTAGGTATTGGACGTCCTTCCACCTATGCACCCACATTGGATACAATTCAACGCAGGGGATATGTCAGTATTGACAGTAAACGTTTTATACCAACAGAGCTTGGGACGATTATTCATGAGCTAGTGGAAGAGTTTTTCCCTGAAATCATCAATGTTGAATTTACTGCCAAAATGGAAAATGATTTAGACTCCATTGAAGAAGGGAAAACAGAATGGGTAAAAGTTATCGACGATTTTTATCAAGATTTCCACAAACGCTTGGAAGTAGCAGAAGAAGAAATGGAAAAAATTGAAATCCGGGATGAGCCTGCTGGTATTACATGTGAAAATTGCGGACATGAGATGGTTTACAAGATGGGACGCTATGGAAAGTTTCTAGCGTGCTCAAACTTTCCGGAATGCCGAAATACGAAACCTATTTTAAAGAAAATTGGTGTCACCTGCCCGAAATGTAAAGAAGGCGATGTCGTGGAAAGAAAATCAAAGAAACGCCGAACTTTTTATGGTTGTGATCGCTTTCCCGATTGTGATTTTGTATCATGGGATAAACCGATAGCTAGACCATGTCCAAAATGTGAATCCTTACTTGTTGAAAAGAAAAGTAAGAAAGATGTACAAATCCAATGCACAAATTGTGAGTACAAAGAAGAAAAAATTCAAAGTTAACGATCGGCTGCTCTTATTAGGAGCAGCTTTATTTGTGCGTGTTTCATATCGGAGGAAAAGGGGAATATTTCAAATAAGGAGGTTGTAAAATTGGCAGACAGAAAAAACTATTTTGTAACTCTAGATACAGAAGACATTCGAGAAGTATCAATCCCGGGTAATGAAATCGAATATGAAATTATTGCAACCCATGATGAGGTAGAAGAAATAGAAGAAATATTTATGAAGAAAAACAAAGAAGCAGAAAATGCTACTAAATATATTGGGAAACCATTTGATGAGTGGGGGGCAGATGACGAAAGAGAAATATATGACGCTCATTTGATGAAAATTTATCAACGGTTATATGACCTAGGTACAGATGAGACCAAATCAAAAATAAAAGAATTAGGAATAATTAATTAAAAAATTGGTTATACCAAGAGCGAGACAGTTATTCACACATTTTTCACAGAATCGCATTTCTATAAATTAATTGAATTGTTGATTGTTGACTATTTAATTTGAAAAAGATATAATTATCCCTTGGTAAGGATATTTACTTGACACTAAACGATCATTAAACGATTTTTACAGCTATAGTAGAAAATTTGGACAATATGAATGATCCAATTCGAAAATTATGATATACTAAGACAAAAGTCGTTTCAGAATTTTGTTGCAATTGTGTTAAGTTTATTGCAATACAAGATTTAGTGTGATATGATTTATGCGCTGTGATTTAGGGGATGAGAACTTGCATCATTTTAGGGCTGATTGTAAGGATTTTGTAGAGTACCTACAAATAGAAAAGAACGCTTCCCCGTATACTGTAGAATATTATCTGAATGATCTGGAAACGTTCTTTGACTTCTTAACAGGAGAAGGTATAGACGATTTAAGCAAGGTTGATCAATCTGTTGCGCGCCTATTTTTGACTAAACTATATGATCAGCAATTAAGCAGAAGGTCTGTGTCGCGAAAGGTTTCCGCATTAAGAGGTTTTTATAAATTTTTGGAGAGGGAACACTCTATTTCGGCTAATCCATTCATGCGTATGACTTTACCAAAAACCAATAAACCAATACCTGGCTTTCTATATATGGAAGAATTAGAAAAGCTTTTCGATGTAAGTGATTTAACCGATCCTCTTGGACAGCGTGACCAAGCGCTGCTTGAGGTGCTTTATGCGACTGGCATGAGGATCAGTGAGTGCCAAGGGCTTACGCTAAGCGCTATTGATTTTTCAATTGGAACAATGCTTGTTACTGGGAAAGGCAGAAAAGAACGATATATCCCATTTGGAAGATTTGCGGAGATTGCCTTGGAAACTTACATAAATGAAGGTAGGAATGAGTTATTGGAAAAAGCTAAAACGACATCTGATTCAGTCTTTTTGAATGCCCGGGGGTCACCGTTAACTGTAAGAGGAATGCGGCTAATACTTAATAAAATGGTTGATCGCGCTGCTTTAACTATTCACGTTCACCCACATAAACTGCGCCACACATTTGCTACACATATGCTAAATGAAGGTGCTGATCTGCGCAGTGTGCAGGAGCTACTGGGACATGAAAATTTATCCTCTACACAAATATATACACATGTAACAAAAAATCATTTACGTGATGTTTATATGAACAGCCATCCCGAGCTAATGATCAATAATTGAAACAGAGGTGATGAATTGTGGGAAATGAAATGCATGCCACAACTATTTTTGCGGTTAGACACAATGGTCAATGTGCGATGAGCGGAGATGGTCAAGTTACATTAGGCAATGCTGTCGTCATGAAACATAAAGCAAAGAAAGTGAGAACTTTATTTAAAGGAAATGTTTTAGCGGGCTTTGCAGGATCTGTTGCTGACGCATTTACATTGTTCGAAAAGTTTGAAGAGAAGCTGGAAGCCTTTGATGGGAATCTTTCCCGTGCTTCTGTTGAGTTAGCGAAGGAATGGCGCAGTGACAAAGTATTACGTAAATTAGAAGCAATGCTTATTGTCATGAACAAAGAGAAAATGTTTTTAGTATCAGGAACAGGAGAAGTAATTGAACCTGATGATGGACTACTGGCTATAGGCTCTGGTGGGAACTATGCACTTAGTGCAGGCAGAGCATTGACAAGGCATTCCGGGCAGTTATCCGCCAAAGAAATAGCGCGCAGTGCACTGGAGATTGCTGGTGAAATATGTATATATACGAATGATCATATTACCTTAGAGGTGCTTGAATAAAAGGAGGCTTTCTAAAAAGCATGGGAATAGATTACACTCCAAAGCAAATTGTAGGTCAATTAGATAAATATATAATAGGACAGCAACAAGCAAAAAAATCAGTAGCAGTTGCGCTCAGAAATCGTTATCGACGGATGCGACTTGATGAATCAATCAAGGATGAAATTGTTCCTAAGAATATTTTAATGATTGGTCCAACAGGTGTAGGTAAAACTGAAATAGCAAGGAGATTAGCTAAGCTAGTTGGTGCTCCATTCGTAAAAGTAGAAGCGACAAAATATACAGAGGTCGGATATGTTGGACGCGATGTAGAGTCCATGGTTCGTGATCTTGTGGAAATGTCCATACGAATGGTTAAGGAAGAAAAAATGAATGAAGTAATGGGTAAAGCTGAAGTTGAAGCTAATAAAAAATTGGTTAACTTGCTAGTTCCTCAAGCTAAAAAACAAAATAATATGAAAAACCCATTAGAAATGCTTTTTTCCGGCCAATCAGATGGTGAGGATGAAAGTAATGAAAGTGAAAAAGACGAGGAAATTAAAAATAAACGGAAACGTACCGAACATAAATTAGCTTTAGGTGAGCTAGAAGATAATATGGTTACAGTAGAAATAGAAGAAACACCGCCATCCATGTTTGATATGCTGCAAGGATCGGGAATGGAACAGATGGGGATGAATATGCAAGATGCATTTGGTCAATTTATGCCCAAAAAGAAAAAGACTCGAAAGTTGCCTGTTTCTGAAGCGAGAAAAGTATTAACACAACAGGAAGCTGGAAAGCTTGTAGATATGGAAGAAGTTGCACAAGAGGCAATTCAGCTTGCAGAACAATCCGGGATCTTGTTTATTGATGAAATCGATAAGGTTGCTGTCAAACAGGATAATTCAGCAAATGTTTCAAGAGAAGGTGTCCAAAGAGATATTCTTCCTATCGTAGAAGGATCGACAGTTATTACGAAACACGGCCCGGTAAAAACAGATCATATGCTTTTTATAGCTGCTGGAGCGTTTCACATGGCAAAGCCATCGGATTTGATCCCAGAACTGCAAGGCAGATTTCCTATACGAGTAGAATTGGAAAAATTAACAGTTGAAGATTTCAAACGAATCTTAAATGAACCATCAAATGCTTTATTAAAGCAATATCAGGCTTTATTAAAAACAGAAGGTATAAATGTTATTTTTACTGACGAAGCTATTACAAGACTGGCAGAAGTAGCATTTGAAGTGAATCAGGACACAGATAATATTGGAGCAAGAAGGCTGCATACCATATTAGAGAAATTGCTTGAGGACCTCTCGTACGAAGCAACAGATATAAATATGGAAACAGTGGAAATCACTCCTGCTTATGTTAATGAAAAATTAAGTACTATTGTAAAAAATAAAGATTTGAGCCGGTTTATACTATAAAATTTAAATGAATTGAAGGAGGATAATAATTATGGAACTATTAGATCGCGCAAGAAAAATTAATGCCATGTTACAAAAATCTACAGGAAAATCGGTGAATTTCAACGATATGTCTGCAACGCTAAGGGATGCTATCAAAGGGAATGTATTTATCCTGAGTAGAAGAGGTAAATTACTTGGATTTGCTATTAATCAGGAGATTGAGAATGAACGAATGAAAAGCATGCTGGAAGAAAAACAATTTCCAGAAGAATACACAGAAGGGCTATTCAGCATCCGTGAAACGACAGCGAATATTGATATTGATAACCAGCTTACTGTGTTCCCTGTTGAAAACCGGGAATTATTCCAAAATGGTTTAACAACGATTGTACCTATTATTGGTGGAGGAGACCGACTTGGTACCCTTATCTTAGGAAGACTAACAGAGAGCTTTAATGATGATGATCTGTTGCTTGCAGAGTATGGAGCTACTGTTGTAGGGATGGAGATCTTACAGGAAAAAACGGAAGAAATAGAGGTAGAAGCTAGAAGTAAAGCAGTTGTGCAAATGGCTATTAGCTCATTGTCATACAGTGAACTAGAGGCAATTGATCACATTTTTGAAGAATTAAATGGAACAGAAGGACTGCTCGTAGCAAGTAAAATTGCAGATAGAGTTGGTATTACAAGATCTGTGATTGTAAATGCATTAAGAAAACTTGAAAGTGCAGGAGTTATTGAGTCACGTTCTCTAGGAATGAAAGGAACATTTATTAAAGTACTAAATAGTAAATTCCTTGTAGAACTGGAAAAGTTACGTTCAAGATAATGGGAAAATAGATAGACGAAAAAGCTAGAGTGATCTAGCTTTTTTTGTTTGTCTTTTATAGGTCAAATTAATTTTCAAACGATATCGCGGCTTTTTTACGAGTAGTAAAATTAAAATTTTCCATTACTTTATAATGCAAAATTCGATTTTCACTATAAGGTATTAAAAATTATCGTGAAAATTAAAAGAAAAGGGAAATATTAGAACCTTTATCACTATTTTAATTTCATAAAGTTAAGGCGAAAAATGTCGAAAAATGATGGACTTTATAGCGTTTATAAATTACAATATTCGTATATGGTAATTTTTTTATGTCCGTTGTTTTAAAATGGAAAAAGGAGGAATTGAATGGATTTATTTGGTGGAACAATTCGTACACTTGAGGGTTCACTTGATTTTGCATCAGCCAAAAACCAGGCCGTATCTAGCAACATCTCAAATATTGACACACCGAATTACAAGGCAAAAGATGTAGCTTTTAAAGATGTTCTAAACAACGCATCTCAAACAATAGAAGCGAATCGTACAGATGAAAAACATATCCCATTTGATCAAGAAGTTCAGTCATCTTATCAAGTCATAACAAAAGGTAATACCTCGTATAACCATAATGGTAATAATGTAGACCTTGATAAGGAAATGGCTGAACTTGCAAAAAACCAAATCTATTACAACGCATTAATAGATAGAATTAATGGTAAGTTTGGCAGTCTGCAATCAGTTGTAAGAGGAGGAAATTAACAGTGTCCATATTTAATGCTATAAATGCCAGTACAAGTGGTCTAACAGCAGGGCGGCTTCGTATGGATGTGGTTTCTTCTAATATTGCAAATGCTCAAAACACACGTGCAACCACGAATGAAAATGGGGAGTATGAACCGTATCGCAGAAAATTGGTGGTAACAGCACCACAGGATAATAGTTTTCAATCTTTTTTACATAAAGCACAAAATGCTAATTCAAATCCCTCAGGTGTTGAAGTGACAAACATAATCGAGGATGAAACACCTTTTAAACTTGAATACAATCCGGAACATCCAGATGCAAATGAAGCGGGTTTTATCGAATTGCCAAATGTAGATCCGTTAAAAGAGATGGTTGATCTAATGAGTGCAACCAGATCTTATGAAGCAAATATAACGTCATTAAATGCCAGTAAAAGCATGTTAATGAAAGCATTAGAAATCGGAAAATAAATAGTGAGCGTGATATTATGAATAATTTATTGATAAATAACATACCACAGACATCAATTCCCGAATCAGCAAATTCGAAACTTTCCATTTCACCGGGAGAAGCACATGCAAACTTTGCAGACAACTTAAAATCAGCTATTGAAGGTGTTAATAATGCCCAAATTGCGTCAGATAAAAAAACAGAAGCACTGGCTCAAGGTAAGGTAGATGATCTGCATGACGTGATGATTGCTTCCCAAAAATCCAGTATCACATTGGAGACTACAGTACAGGTTCAGCGAAAAGTTATCGATGCATATAACGAAATTATGCGGATGCAGGTTTGATAATGTTTATGCAATTTGGTGGGGGAATATATGAAAGAAAAAATGAATAAATGGAAGGATTCAGCTTCAACTTTTTGGCGGGAGCGATCGAAAAGTCAAAGAGGGATCTTTATAGGATCCGTATTGATCGTTATCATGCTGATTGCAGGTATAACCTTTTTTACTACAAATTCTAATTTTGTTCCATTATATAATAATTTATCACTGCAAGAATCTGGACAAATTAAGACCGAATTAGATTCAAGAGGAGTTCCTTATGAATTAGAGGATGGCGGTACAACAATCAATGTCCCCGGAGAACAGGTAGACTCACTATTGGTAGATCTTGCGGGTCAAGGCATCCCAAATAGTGGAAATATCGATTATTCATTTTTTAGCGAGAATTCCTCTTGGGGAATCACCGATAATGAGTTTGATGTTATGCGGCTTGATGCAATGCAAACAGAGCTTGCAAATTTAATGCAAGGCATTGAAGGGATAGAAAGTGCCGAGGTTATGATTAATTTGCCTGACGAGCCTGTATTCGCAAGCGAAACCACGCAAGAGGGTAGTGCTTCCATTGTTTTAAATACGCAGCCAGGCTATCAATTTGAGGGAAATCAGATCAATGCACTCTATCACTTAGTTTCTAAGGCTGTTCCCAATTTACCAGAGGATAATATTGCTATTATGAATCAATACTTCGAATATTTCGATCGAAATTCCAGGAACGCTAACGGTAGTCAAGACGTACATACATACCAACAAACCGTTAAACAGGATGTAGAACGTGATATTCAACGAAGATTACAGCAGATGCTTGGTACAATGGTCGGTACAGAAAATGTTATCGTCTCTGTTACGGCAGACATTGATTTCACACAGGAAAATCGTACAGAAGAACTAGTAGAGCCTGTAGATATTGAGAACATGGAAGGTCTCCCTGTAAGTATCGAAACGATCCAGGAGGCATACTCGGGAAACCCACCTGTGGGAGGTACTACTGGAACAGGCGAGGAAGATACTGCCGGAACCTATCAGGAAGTAGAAGGGGAGGACGGGGAATACGAACTGGAAAGAGAAACTATCAATAATGAATTTAACCGTATTCGAAAAGACATTGTAGAAAGCCCGTATAAGATTCGTGATTTAGGTATTCAAGTGGCTGTTAATAGTGTAGCAGGTTCAAATGAAGACGAGGTTCAATACTTAACACAACAGGAAGCGAATTCGGTAGAGGATGGGATTTCTTCCATATTAGATTCGATCGTTAGTACAT is part of the Virgibacillus sp. NKC19-16 genome and harbors:
- a CDS encoding EscU/YscU/HrcU family type III secretion system export apparatus switch protein; this encodes MTEKRKKAAALRYDHELESAPVVAAAGKGLTANNIIEKAKENNVPIVEDPSLIEVLAELNINETIPDELYQAVAEVFAFVYKADKSIERVK
- the sucC gene encoding ADP-forming succinate--CoA ligase subunit beta, which encodes MNIHEYQGKDLLREFGVKVPDGHVAYTADEAVEAAEKLGSAVTVVKAQIHAGGRGKAGGVKIAKSKEEVRTYANEILGKTLVTHQTGPEGKEVKRLLIEEGSDIQKEYYVGVVLDRTTSRVVIMASEEGGTEIEEVAKDNPEKIFQEVIDPVIGLSPYQARRLAFNINIPDELVGKAVKFMTSLYNVFIEKDCSTAEINPLVTTGDGEVLALDAKLNFDDNALFRQKDVQELRDLDEEDEKEIEASKYDLSYISLDGNIGCMVNGAGLAMSTMDIIKHYGGDPANFLDVGGGATAEKVTAAFKIILSDSNVKGIFVNIFGGIMKCDVIAEGVVEATKEVGLEIPLVVRLEGTNVDLGKKILDESGLNITSASSMANGAEKIVSMVN
- the sucD gene encoding succinate--CoA ligase subunit alpha, yielding MSVYVNKDTKVIVQGITGGTARFHTKQMLEYGTKIVGGVTPKKGGTEVEGVPVFNTLQEAVNQTGANASVIYVPAPFAADAIIEAVDAELDLAICITEHIPVMDMVKVKRYMEGKKTRLVGPNCPGVITADESKIGIMPGYIHKKGHIGVVSRSGTLTYEAVHQLSEAGYGQTTAVGIGGDPVNGTDFIDVLTAFNEDPETEAVVMIGEIGGTAEEEASEWVKANMTKPVVGFIGGATAPPGKRMGHAGAIVSGGKGTAEEKNRVMTESGIKVAETPAVIGETMINVLKENNLQEKCKTH
- the dprA gene encoding DNA-processing protein DprA; the protein is MQSIQDQLIHLHRCRGITRRTIRKILIHDPKFHQLYLLSSAQLSQLYKLPMKNAALFYKDLHNNYLTEQIKYDSHQYSIITIVDENYPPVLKTIKDPPIVLYAIGNTSLLSHTPALSVIGTRNPSNEAMAKIKYLTKPLLDKGWLIVSGMAKGIDSYAHILALKNQGRTIAVLGGGFHHIYPKQNTSLFKQIAEKGLVLSEYPPDIPPKKHHFPERNRIISGLSFGTLVIEATERSGTLITVDQALDQGREVYAVPGSPLIPQTKGCHRMIQDGAKLAIDPDNILEDWESIGRNLFYS
- the topA gene encoding type I DNA topoisomerase; protein product: MSDYLVIVESPAKAKTIERYLGKKYKVKASMGHIRDLPKSQMAVDTENNYKPKYITIRGKGDILKDLRKAAKKAKKVFLAADPDREGEAIAWHLAHILDVDENSECRVVFNEITKDAIKEAFKNPRKIDIDLVDAQQARRILDRLVGYNISPLLWKKVKKGLSAGRVQSVALKMIVDREKEIENFKPEEYWSIEGEFQRDKEIFEGAFYGVEGKKQELKSEDDVKRILSTLKEKKFTVDKVNKRERKRNPAKPFITSSLQQEAARKLNFRAKKTMMVAQQLYEGIDLGKKSGGITGLVTYMRTDSTRISDTAKQDAASYIEEKYGKEFLGNNKESKKKEGAQDAHEAVRPTSALRDPKSLKAVLSRDQYRLYKLIWERFLASQMAPAVMDTMTVHLLNNGVEFRANGSKVKFKGFMKVYIEGTDDSKKDENKTLPDLTKGMEVDAKEITPNQHFTQPPPRFTEARLVRTMEELGIGRPSTYAPTLDTIQRRGYVSIDSKRFIPTELGTIIHELVEEFFPEIINVEFTAKMENDLDSIEEGKTEWVKVIDDFYQDFHKRLEVAEEEMEKIEIRDEPAGITCENCGHEMVYKMGRYGKFLACSNFPECRNTKPILKKIGVTCPKCKEGDVVERKSKKRRTFYGCDRFPDCDFVSWDKPIARPCPKCESLLVEKKSKKDVQIQCTNCEYKEEKIQS
- the xerC gene encoding tyrosine recombinase XerC, whose product is MHHFRADCKDFVEYLQIEKNASPYTVEYYLNDLETFFDFLTGEGIDDLSKVDQSVARLFLTKLYDQQLSRRSVSRKVSALRGFYKFLEREHSISANPFMRMTLPKTNKPIPGFLYMEELEKLFDVSDLTDPLGQRDQALLEVLYATGMRISECQGLTLSAIDFSIGTMLVTGKGRKERYIPFGRFAEIALETYINEGRNELLEKAKTTSDSVFLNARGSPLTVRGMRLILNKMVDRAALTIHVHPHKLRHTFATHMLNEGADLRSVQELLGHENLSSTQIYTHVTKNHLRDVYMNSHPELMINN
- the hslV gene encoding ATP-dependent protease subunit HslV — protein: MGNEMHATTIFAVRHNGQCAMSGDGQVTLGNAVVMKHKAKKVRTLFKGNVLAGFAGSVADAFTLFEKFEEKLEAFDGNLSRASVELAKEWRSDKVLRKLEAMLIVMNKEKMFLVSGTGEVIEPDDGLLAIGSGGNYALSAGRALTRHSGQLSAKEIARSALEIAGEICIYTNDHITLEVLE